TATATTTCTAAACTATCAACAACTAATTTCAACAGAAAAATAGGAGTAGATTATGCACTTGCTAAAACAACTGCTTAGTGAACTAACTACATCAATTTAGACCAGTTAAATATACCTTATATATATGTGGTGTACCCTTAAACTGCATGCAGCTTGAAGTTCTTTGTCCAGGAAAGAAGTACATTTTAAGTATGGAACCTTTTCCCAAGACAGACCCATTGCGAGACTTGACTACTGCATCCATCACCACATCACCATCCTGAGCTTCATAAAATGCTTTTGAATCATCCTAGACACAACAGATATCATAACTTTTTAATCAGACAATGGAGAACCAGAAGAAAAGAAATTTAACATGCGCATACAAACATGCACTTTCCAACATCATCAAGTTAGATAAAGAAATTTACAGGAACAGTGAAAAACCGCCCAGGTCGTAATCTGATGCTCCATTTCATTGTCTGGATCTCTGGCCTCCTGTGCAGCCAAGTTTTGAACAAGATCTTAGTTTCACCTTGCCCACAGAAACCATCAAATGCTTCACTTCCAAGATATGCTGAGAAAGCAATCAACTTGAAGTAACGTTCCAAATACTCAGCACCACGATTTAGCGCAACCCTCTTTACTCTTGGCTCCACATGCTGTTGATTGATAACCTTcctgtactgtagcactgcttgaCGTATATTCTGCAAAGCTGAACAtctgtcaataatagcatccaaaaCCTCCCTGCACTCAATTCCATTGTCAAATAATCTTGTTATCTTCCTTAATAGAAGGATGTCATCAATTCCAAAAGTACAACGTGGTTCTTTTCCATCCACAGATTTCAGTAGATCTGAAATAGGTGGTCCGTTATCACCTATGGATTCTTCACCACTTGAGGAGCCAATGTCCAAGTGCTCGTGGTACGTGTCATCTTGCTGCATTTTAATAGGTTTTCCATGATCAATGCGAAGCTTCACGAGGCATGCAATTACAGTTCCCGTAGTTGTCCTGCCGCGGCCCATCTGTAACGCGACAAAATTATTGAAATATCTCCAtgaatttataaatttatttatgtaaCAGAATCTAGTACAAACTCTAAAAAGAAAGGAGATCCAAGCAATTACAAGAAATATGTACCTGGCAATTAAACACAAAAGCTGTATCCTTGGGTGCTGAAGCAATGTTTGATGCTATTTCGTCAAAATCTGAACTTTTAGGAGCTTTACCATCAGTAATCGGCACACGTGCATATTTAATGGGAAGACCTTCGGCTTCTAAATGTTTGTAGACATCCAATGGAGTTTGAATAGATTCAGCATCTATATGTTCCCATGCATCAAATATTTGCCCATCATCTGTCTCATGAATCACCATAATTGTACCACCATAAAACTCTGCCTCCCGAAGAATATCCTCCTTTAACCGAGCTTCCATTCTCTCAACCCTCTCACGATCAATTCCCTGACAAACCAAAACTTGATATCAACagtcaagaaaaaatatattttgttttttacaTATTAAAGAGAATCAAAAGACTAGACACCACACATGGaataaagcattaagtaattttattacACAAAGCGAACCCAAAAAAGGTTAGTGTCGGTGAGAGTGAGATGGATATGTGGGGATGCAACAGAAGATACATAAGAAAAATTGTGTTTGTGAATAATCAGGTTAATCCCAACTGAGGATAAATTGACAGAAAACCTAAAGGTAGTTTGACATGTCCAAAGAAGATCTACAAATAAACCTATTAAGAGAAATGAGTTAATTAAGATTGGTGGTCCAAAGAGAGGAAGATTCAAGAAGACTTCTAAAACAATAAAATGTGATTTTACAGCTCAATGTGACTCAGTAATCCAGAATGGCTTGCTCAAAATCAATAGATTTCTCATCCCAACAACTGGAATCAATATAACTTgatcaaaattaatataaaattgaTTAATCCAGGTTGATACAAATTGAACTGGTCAAAATCAACATAAAATTTACTAATCCAGGTTTATACCAATTGAACTGGAAACTCAAGTAGGAAAATTAAGATTAGCTGCACGAGAAGATATGAGAATAGGAAAGTGAAGACAaagaggttagaaaacctctaacCTTTCATCAGTCATTCCCAGGGGAAGGCAGAGTTATGGAACACCTTTGACTTTTGAAGTTACAAGATTAGTATGATTTCCTTTAAAGgatctattttattattttatgttttagCATTATGACATTCGAAAACACTATTTGGCAGGAGTGAATGACTCCTCAATGATTTTCCTAGGTGATTCTCTCACACAAACATAAATATGATGCACAGTGCACATATTTGTGGATCCCAGACACCAATGTCGTGAGAGAATGAACCATCCCTAGAAAGTTTCAGGAGTGATTTACCCCTACTAAATAGTAGTTCCCTATCATACATTTAAAATCAGATATGCAAATACAATTTTTTAACTATCTTAAATTTACTAGTAAATTTTCACATTTTATGATTATTatgtttttgaaaaagaaatttGTTTATGGTTTTACTCCTTGCTAATTCAATTCTGCAAGCCCTCAGGCAATCGAACATGAGAAATGTCCTAGTATAGAGCTGAATAATGGAAAGGATCCTTGCAACTGGCACTTTGGATCTAGCCTGTAGATATTGTTGTAATCAAAGAAGGGTGAAGGTTACACAAATCTATCAAACTTTCTAACTGTAAAGTCAGCAATCACTACTCAAGAATTTTATTGCCGAACATATGGATTGGAAGTGTGTAGAATTGCAGATGTCTATCAAAGAAAAGAAATTACTGTGTACTCCAGCATGTTTTTGTATGGCCTTTCCACCTCACGCAACACAAAAGGCCTCCCATTTATATAGATAACTGGCTCTTCTCGCATATTATGCCATAAAACTGACCGTCCGCCTTTACTTCTGATTCGCTGAACAACGACTCGAATACCATCGACTGTGGGATTCGCAACACCATAAACTGGAAACCCAGTAGCATCCCGAAAATTAGGTGCACCATCCACTCTTTCCGGCAAACTAAGATTCTGGCAACCAGGACAGTGATCGCTTTTTAAAACTGTCTGACTTCCGAGAACGTCACCATTCCTCATAGCAGCAACCACACCCACGTCATATGGACTGTGATCAGTAGATTCAGAAATCTTTGTTAAAGAAGGCTTCAAGCTTGAATAGCCAAGAGCACCCATTGGGTCTCTCCGTAGCAACCTGTAAAAGTACCAATTgtatcataataaatgaaaaaacaaTATGTAAAAACATGATTATTGCAGTAATTTATTCATCCAAATTAAAATGATTCTTTCAAGGTTAAATATGGACCAATCAACAAGTTCACATGTTACCTATCACCAAACTGATAAAGTAGACATTTCTCTCAAATTCAAACTTTACTGAAGAACAATTATTGCAAGTAGGAAATGAAATTTCCTTGTTTCTCACAGTGGCACAAACAGATATAATATGCAGTAAATAATTAACAAAGACAACATAACATCCCTTCCATTTTGGAAAACAATCAACTTAGCATTACCTTCATTAGTGATCAAATGAATGGAAGCTTATTTAGAAATAAAGTGGGCTCGTCTTTCAAGGTTAAGAAGCGGCGAAGAAAATGCCCAGAGCAAATGCCAGGGCCAAACTCAgatgaaaaatgaaagaaaaatctgTTAACAATGTTTGTTATTAGATATTAACAATCATGAGTAGAATGAACAATTATTTACAGGCACAAGAATAATAGATGAACTTGTTCAGTTAGTCAAATAAAACCGAACTAGAAATACTATAAAATAAAATACTAAACGTATCACTAAAAATTACCGGCGAAGTATACTATAAAGTTCAGGCCTTGCCCTCATCCACTCagaaaaacttatttgatcagatgaAACCGAATGAAGAGCAGCTCTCTCTGTGTGGACGTAGACAGCAAAGCAGATGAGGAAGTAGTAGCGTTCCAAATATTCAACAAAAAATGAAAGCAATGCCTCCCTCTTCATCTCATCTGGTTGGCGAAGAATGCTATTGCGATATGTAGCAATAGCTTCTCTTAGGTTCTGTTGAACAAAAAATTGAGTAAATTCTGAATACTATGCCAATTACACTATCGTTAAGAAAAACTATGATCACAGATGATAGA
This Musa acuminata AAA Group cultivar baxijiao chromosome BXJ1-2, Cavendish_Baxijiao_AAA, whole genome shotgun sequence DNA region includes the following protein-coding sequences:
- the LOC135595390 gene encoding uncharacterized protein LOC135595390 isoform X2 — its product is MVDQWEPVMHNSVKAPLEVYEELQEEGYLVNYERIPITDEKSPKEGDFDDLVHTISQVNLDTEIVFNCQMGRGRTTTGMVIATLVYLNRIGASGIPRTTSIGKVFASDGDVTDYQPNSEESIRRGEYTVIRSLIRVLEGGAEAKKQVDKVIDKCDSMQNLREAIATYRNSILRQPDEMKREALLSFFVEYLERYYFLICFAVYVHTERAALHSVSSDQISFSEWMRARPELYSILRRLLRRDPMGALGYSSLKPSLTKISESTDHSPYDVGVVAAMRNGDVLGSQTVLKSDHCPGCQNLSLPERVDGAPNFRDATGFPVYGVANPTVDGIRVVVQRIRSKGGRSVLWHNMREEPVIYINGRPFVLREVERPYKNMLEYTGIDRERVERMEARLKEDILREAEFYGGTIMVIHETDDGQIFDAWEHIDAESIQTPLDVYKHLEAEGLPIKYARVPITDGKAPKSSDFDEIASNIASAPKDTAFVFNCQMGRGRTTTGTVIACLVKLRIDHGKPIKMQQDDTYHEHLDIGSSSGEESIGDNGPPISDLLKSVDGKEPRCTFGIDDILLLRKITRLFDNGIECREVLDAIIDRCSALQNIRQAVLQYRKVINQQHVEPRVKRVALNRGAEYLERYFKLIAFSAYLGSEAFDGFCGQGETKILFKTWLHRRPEIQTMKWSIRLRPGRFFTVPDDSKAFYEAQDGDVVMDAVVKSRNGSVLGKGSILKMYFFPGQRTSSCMQFKGTPHIYKVDAYPVYSMATPTIDGAREVLSYLGAGDPASMNHGQKVIITDLREEAVVYINGSPFVLRELDRPVDTLKHVGISGPLVEHMEARLKEDIFAEVTQSGGQMLLHREEYNPVSNQISVIGYWEEISLDNVKTPAEVFAALKADGYRIEYKRIPLTREREALAVDVDAIQYCKDEFARYSLFISHTGFGGVAYAMAITCLGLSADMKFASEQTVETHFVSTSPFQTLPFQSSGEDALKQGDYRDILSLTRVLVYGPKSKDEVDMIIERCAGAGHLRDDILHYKKEFDKCPSDDDESRSYLMDMGIKALRRYFFLVTFRSYLYCSSPTETSFSAWMEARPELGHLCDNLKLD